One region of Triticum aestivum cultivar Chinese Spring chromosome 6B, IWGSC CS RefSeq v2.1, whole genome shotgun sequence genomic DNA includes:
- the LOC123133499 gene encoding uncharacterized protein, protein MSSSSPASHPSWPRYGPVLLTRCPDCPRKEPLKRFTYVKEDHGNCGRDFVKCESRPQQGQVLEKCGHFEWLDVYIERLQLDGLIGANQELNSGPLAVEPENLADRAIPMMGNAELKGELKKISKELKQMVDLKQQANMMVGGFYCCTIAMGFF, encoded by the exons ATGTCTAGCTCCAGTCCAGCCTCCCACCCATCATGGCCGCGGTATGGTCCAGTGCTGCTGACAAGATGCCCCGACTGCCCGCGCAAGGAGCCACTGAAGCGGTTTACCTATGTGAAGGAAGACCATGGCAACTGTGGGCGCGATTTCGTCAAGTGCGAGAGCAGGCCACAACAGGGGCAG GTTCTGGAGAAATGTGGGCATTTCGAGTGGCTCGATGTGTACATTGAGAGGCTACAATTGGATGGATTAATTGGCGCAAACCAGGAGCTCAATTCGGGGCCGCTTGCTGTGGAGCCCGAGAATTTGGCGGACAGAGCCATTCCGATGATGGGCAATGCTGAACTGAAGGGGGAATTGAAGAAAATAAGCAAGgaactgaagcagatggtcgatttgaagcagcaagcaaatatgatggttggaggATTTTATTGCTGTACCATTGCTATGGGTTTCTTTTAG
- the LOC123133500 gene encoding potassium transporter 19, which translates to MSVEPAEGAETLARHDSLYGDAEKVSGDRRHGSGASWRQTVLLAFQSIGVVYGDLGTSPLYTYSGTFPDGIRHLDDLLGVLSLILYTLILLPLLKYVFIVLYANDNGDGGTFALYSLISRYAKIRMIPNQQAEDASVSNYSIQEPSSKTKRAQWVKQRLESSKAARIALFTVTILGTSMVMGDGSLTPAISVLSAVSGIREKAPHLTQLQVVWISVAILFLLFSVQRFGTDKVGYSFAPIILVWFVLIASIGAYNLAAHDATVLRALNPMYIVEYVRRNGKQAWLSLGGVVLCTTGTEAMFADLGHFNIKAIQLSFSFIIFPSVALCYMGQASYLHKFPQDVGDTFYKSIPAAMFWPTFIVAILAAIIASQAMLSGAFAILSKALSLGCFPRVQVVHTSKKYAGQVYIPEVNFLIGAASIIVTLAFQTTTNIGNAYGICVVMVFSITTHLMTVVMLLVWKKNIAFIAAFYVVFGATEMLYLTSILSKFAEGGYLPFCFSLVLMALMATWHYVHVCRYWYELDRIVPAAKLTALLARPDVRRVPGVGLLYSELVQGIPPVFPRLVEKMPSVHAVFVFMSIKNLPIPRVAAAERFIFRRVGPAEHRMFRCVARYGYTDQIEAAKEFSASLLDGLKLFVHEEAAFSCQHTDDNDGDGALRAAQAAAAEEEKRFIDAELERGVVYLTGEADVVAAPGSPVMKRVVVNYIYTFLRKNLSESHKALAIPKDQLLRVGITYEI; encoded by the exons ATGTCGGTCGAACCTGCCGAGGGCGCGGAGACGCTGGCGCGCCACGACTCGCTCTACGGGGACGCCGAGAAGGTCTCCGGCGACAGGCGCCACGGCTCCGGG GCAAGCTGGAGGCAGACGGTGCTGCTGGCGTTCCAGAGCATCGGCGTGGTGTACGGCGACCTCGGCACGTCGCCGCTCTACACCTACTCCGGCACCTTCCCGGACGGCATCCGGCACCTGGACGACCTCCTCGGCGTCCTCTCCCTCATCCTCTACACCCTCATCCTCCTGCCCCTGCTCAAGTACGTCTTCATCGTCCTCTACGCCAACGACAACGGCGACGGGGGCACGTTCGCGCTCTACTCGCTCATCTCGCGGTACGCCAAGATCCGGATGATCCCCAACCAGCAGGCCGAGGACGCGTCCGTCTCCAACTACAGCATCCAGGAGCCCAGCTCCAAGACCAAGAGGGCGCAGTGGGTGAAGCAGAGGCTCGAGTCCAGCAAGGCCGCCAGGATCGCGCTCTTCACCGTCACCATCCTCGGCACCTCCATGGTCATGGGCGACGGCTCCCTCACACCCGCAATCTCCG TGCTCTCCGCGGTGAGCGGGATCAGGGAGAAGGCGCCCCACTTGACCCAAT TGCAGGTGGTGTGGATCTCGGTTGCCATCCTCTTCCTGCTCTTCTCGGTGCAGCGCTTTGGCACGGACAAGGTGGGCTACTCCTTCGCGCCCATCATCTTGGTGTGGTTCGTGCTCATCGCCAGCATCGGGGCGTACAACCTCGCCGCCCACGACGCCACCGTGCTCAGGGCCCTCAACCCCATGTACATTGTGGAGTACGTCCGGAGGAACGGCAAGCAGGCGTGGCTCTCTCTCGGGGGCGTCGTCCTCTGCACCACAG GCACGGAGGCCATGTTTGCTGACCTTGGCCATTTCAACATCAAGGCCATTCAG CTGAGCTTCAGCTTCATCATCTTCCCCTCCGTGGCGCTATGCTACATGGGTCAGGCATCCTACCTGCACAAATTCCCGCAGGACGTCGGCGACACATTCTACAAGTCTATCCCAGCGGCGATGTTCTGGCCGACGTTCATCGTGGCCATCTTGGCGGCCATCATCGCGAGCCAGGCCATGCTGTCGGGCGCGTTCGCCATCCTGTCCAAGGCGCTCTCCCTCGGCTGCTTCCCGAGGGTGCAGGTGGTGCACACCTCCAAGAAGTACGCCGGGCAGGTGTACATCCCGGAGGTCAACTTCCTCATCGGCGCCGCCAGCATAATCGTCACCCTCGCCTTCCAGACCACCACCAACATCGGCAACGCCTACGGGATATGCGTCGTCATGGTCTTCTCCATCACCACGCACCTCATGACCGTCGTCATGCTGCTCGTCTGGAAGAAGAACATCGCCTTCATCGCCGCCTTCTACGTCGTCTTCGGGGCCACCGAGATGCTCTACCTGACGTCCATCCTCTCCAAGTTCGCCGAGGGAGGCTACCTGCCCTTCTGCTTCTCCCTCGTGCTCATGGCGCTCATGGCCACCTGGCACTACGTCCACGTCTGCCGCTACTGGTACGAGCTCGACCGCATCGTGCCGGCCGCCAAGCTCACGGCGCTCTTGGCTCGCCCCGACGTGCGCCGGGTGCCCGGCGTCGGCCTGCTCTACTCGGAGCTCGTTCAGGGCATCCCTCCCGTGTTCCCGCGCCTCGTCGAGAAGATGCCATCGGTGCACGCCGTTTTCGTCTTCATGTCCATCAAGAACCTCCCCATCCCGCGGGTGGCCGCCGCCGAGCGCTTCATCTTCCGGAGGGTCGGCCCCGCCGAGCACCGCATGTTTCGCTGCGTCGCGCGCTACGGCTACACCGACCAGATCGAGGCCGCCAAGGAGTTCTCCGCGTCTCTCCTCGACGGCCTCAAGCTGTTCGTCCATGAGGAGGCCGCCTTCTCCTGCCAGCACACcgacgacaacgacggcgacgGCGCTCTGCGGGCCGCGCaggcggcggccgcggaggaggagaagCGGTTCATCGACGCAGAGCTGGAACGCGGCGTGGTGTACCTGACGGGCGAGGCGGACGTGGTGGCCGCGCCGGGGTCGCCGGTGATGAAGAGGGTCGTGGTCAACTACATCTACACCTTCCTGAGGAAGAACCTCAGCGAGAGCCACAAGGCGCTCGCCATTCCCAAAGATCAGCTGCTCAGGGTCGGGATCACCTACGAGATATAG